TTTGTTTCTCTCGCTGGAGCGGCTAGGGGGTGTCGCCGAGAGAGAGGTCGGCAGAGAGGCGAAGCTCCGTCGCTCCCGGCGTGACGATGCCTGCAGCGGTCAGCAGGATGCCCTCCAGCCGTTGCACCACCCCTTCCCAATCCAATGACTGAGCGGTTGTCCTGGCCTGGCGTCCCATGTCTCTGGCGCGTACAAAGTCAGAGGCGAGGTCGGCTGCCAGCCGCACGAAGTCCTCGCTCCTGTTTCGCGCAAGCATTCCGTTGACGCCGTCGCGGATGTGTTCCCGGGCAGCGGCATAGTCGAATGCGACCACCGCCAGCCCGCTCGCCATCGCCTCGACGGTGACATTTCCGTACGTCTCGGTGAGGCTGGGAAAGAGAAAGACATCCGACGAGGCATAGTGAGCGGCGAGATCCTCGCCCGTTCGAGTGCCGGCGAAGACAGCGTCCGGAATTCGCGATTCCATCTCGGCCCGGGCGGGACCGTCTCCCACGAAGATCAGGCGGACCTTGGCGTTCCGGGCGCGCATCGCCTCGAAAGCGAGAGCGAGTGTCGTGAGATTCTTTTCCGGCGCAAGCCGACCGACGTACAGAACGACCGTGTCGCCTGGACCGGCTCCCCACGATCGGCGCAGCGATTCGCTACGGCGGTTCGGGTCGAACAGCCGCGTATCCACGCCTCTCGAGATCACCTCCAGGTTCCGGAACCCCTGCGCCGCGAGTTCGACGCGCATCGTCTCCGTCGGCACGAGCGTGAACCGCGTGCGGTTATGGAATTTCCGGAGATAGCCGAGAATCGGCTTCTTCAGCCACCCCACTCCGTAGTGGGCGCTGTAGGCATGGAAATTCGTCCGGAAATCGGAGACCACAGGCAGCTTGAGCTTGGTGACCGCCTGCAGAGCGGACCAGCCGAGCGGCCCCTCCGTCACGATGTGAACGATGTCCGGCCGATTCACCGACCACAACTGCGTGAGTGTGCGCTTTGCCGGGAAGCCCACACGCAGGGAAGGGTAGCGAGGAATGGGAAGCCCGCGCGTCAACGTTTCCGAGAACTGGGGATCGGAGCCTGGCTTGTCCGATCGGTCCTGTCGGGGTCTGATGAGCTGGATCTGATGGTTGCGCCGGCGCAAGCCATCGATGAAACGCGCCGCGCTCATCGACACGCCATTGATCTCCGGTGGATAGGTCTCGGTGACCACGGCGATCCGCAACGACCGCCGCATCACCGGGAGCTGTTCGACCAGCAGGGGGACCGATTCCGAGCGCATGCGCATACGCTGACAGACGGACGCGACGCTTCAATGACCGCCGCATGACGATTCTGCGACGCTACGGAAGACCCACAGGAACGGCCACGGCTGCCGATAAATGCGCTGGGATCGAGGCAGGCATGGGAACCGTCGCGTCATCTCGAACCTTCATCAGGTTCCGGATCCATGTCTTTGCTTCGTCACGAAAGCATCGACGATCTGTCGCAATACGGCATTACCGTCGACATGCCTCTGCAAACCACCCTTCGGAGTCTCGATGAAAGACCTGATGAGCCAATTGAAAGTCCTGCGCTGGGACGACCACCGCTACTACCACCAGAGCCGGATCAATCAGTCGCTCCATTTCGTGAGCGCCCTCAGCTTCCTCACGGCGTACGTGATGCTGTTCATCGACCCGGCCATCTCGGCGCTGATCGGGTGGCTCGTCGGGATGGGCACACGCCAGACGGGGCACTACGTATTCGAGCCCCGCGGCTACGATCACGTCAACGATGCCACGGACGAATACAAGGAGAAGATCAAGGTCGGCTTCAACATGCGTCGCAAGACGATCCTGATCGCCGTATGGCTTGCCTGTCCGCTGCTGCTCTACGTCGACCCGACCCTGTTCGGTCTGATGGAACCGAGTCAGACGAAGGTGGAATACGTCCACGACGTGGGCTTGCTCTGGCTGGCTCTTGGCGTCGGCGGCCTGATGTTCCGCACACTGCACCTGCTGTTCATTCGTGATGCCGGCACGGCTCTGGCGTGGATGCTCAAGATCCTCACCGATCCCTTCCACGATGTGAAGCTCTACCACAAGTCGCCTCTGTACCTGCTGCGCGGCGAACTGCTCGACCCCATGACGCACGTGCACCACGGCTGAGTTCGCCAGGGTTCGCATGGGAACGGTGCGCCCCCTGGACGGGGCGCACCAGCAAGGGGGAGACGAGTCGGTTCCTCGTGTCGGATAACAGACCGGAGAAGGTCTGGTCAGATCAGACCTTCTCCTGGCGGGAGAGCCGGCGAGAGATGATCTCGCGCAGGACGCCGCGGCGAATCGAGCGGTTCGTGGCCTCGGGTGATGTCCACCACCAGCCGTCCTTCTCCATGGCAGCCGCCGCGCGGACGAACCGCCGGGCCACCTCCGCGAAGTCCTCGTCCGTGTAGTCGAGACTGAAGATCAGGCGGCCCGTACCCACCCAGCTCAACGCAAGACCCTCGGCACGAAGGTAGAACTGAAGCATCCAGTTGTAGCGGCTGGCGCGGGTGTACAGCACGGTCCAGATGGTGGAGAGATTCGCCACCCGCACAGGCAGACCGCTTTGCTCGAGTTGATGGTTGAGGGATTCGGCGCGTCCGTTCCAGCGCTCGTCCAGACCGTCGTAGATGCCGGAGATGCCGGGGCCGTCCAAGCGCTCGAAGAACGACTGCATCGAAGCCATCACATACGGATGAGAGTTGAATGTCCCGCGGGCGAAGCAGATGTCTCCCGGACGATCGTCGCGGAAGCGCTTCATGACTTCCCGCTTTCCGCACAGGACTCCCACGGGAAAGCCGCCCGCGACCGTCTTGCCGTACGTCACCATGTCCGCCCTGACGCCGAAGTACTCCTGCGCACCGCCGCGGGCGAGCCGGAATCCCACGAACACCTCGTCGAAGATCAGCACGATGCCGCGTTCGGAGCAGACGTCCCGCAGACGGCGCAGCCACTGCGCGTAGGCCTCGCGATCGAAGTGCGCGTTGCGTCCGCCATCCACGAGAGCACCGTCGCTCGGAGCGCCGGAGTTGGGGTGCAGCGCCTGCAGCGGATTCACCAGCACACAGGCGATGTCCTTCCGGGTACGCAGGACCCGGAGGGCGCGATCGCTCATGTCTTCCAGCGTGTAGGTCTCCCGTGCCGGCACCGGATTGCCCACTCCGGGTTGCACATCGCCCCACCATCCGTGGTAGGCGCCGCAGAAGCGGACGAGATGGGAACGGCCGGTGTGATAGCGCGCGAGGCGCACGGCCTGCATGACCGCCTCGGTGCCCGACATGTGGAAGGAAACTTCATCGAGGCCCGACACCTCCTGCAGCCGCCTCACGTTGAAGGCGACGCTGGGATGGTAGGCACCCAGGACCGGACCGAGGCCGGAGGCATTCGCGCATCCTTCCGCCATGCAGGCCTTGTAGAAGTCGTGGCCGAACACGTTGACGCCATAGGAGCCGGTGAGGTCGTAGAACTCGTTGCCGTCGAGATCCTTCACCCGGACGCCCGCCGAGGACTCCACGAAGGCCCCCGCAGAGAGGTGGGCTTTCACGTGCCGGCTGAACTGGAACGGCACGCGGTACGTGCTGGTGAACTGCAAGTCGGAGATCGCGTCTCGCACTTCTGCCGTCCTGGCGGCGGTCCGCGCGAACCGCGTTCTGTAGATCTCTGCGAGCCGTTCGAATGCCTCCCGCCTTCTGGCGGCGATCTCCGGGGGCGCTCCATCGGCGTCGTAGAAGCGCGATTCGCCGTACTCGTAGAAGGGCACGAGCCTGGCGACGAATCTCGACATGCGCGCGTGCCCCCCGAGCGAGCGGTGCTTGGCCCGGGACAGCTGGAGGCGGCGGCGAAGTTTGGGAAATGCGGCGGCAAGCGTGCCGGCGCCCAGCGCAATCAGAGCGATTTCTTCATCCATGCGCCAGCATTTACCGGGCGCACTTTACGGGACTGTGACCATGCCGGGTTTTCTTGCCAGACTGGCACAAAGGGAAGGGGTCAATTTCTGGCTCACCAACCGCATTCCGCGCCGCAGCCTCACGCGATTCATGGGCTGGTTCAGCAAGATCGAGCACCCCCTGATCCGCGACATCTCCCTGCGGGTCTGGCGCACGTTCAGCGATCTGGATCTGTCGGAAGCGCGACGCTCCGAGTTCCGCAGTCTGCACGATTGCTTCACCCGGGAACTGAAGGACGGTGCCAGACCGATCCACCCGGACCCGTCCATCCTCACCAGTCCGTGCGATGCCATCATCGGCGCCTGCGGGCGGGTGCGGGACGGCATGGTCGTCCAGGCAAAGGGGTTTCCCTACCCGATCGACGAACTGCTTGCCGATCCGTTGCTGGCCCGGCGATTCCAGGAGGGCGTCTACGTGACGATGCGGCTCACCTCCACCATGTATCACCGCTTCCACGCCCCCGCCGACTGCCGTGTCCGACGGGTAACCTACATTCCCGGCGATGTCTGGAACGTCAATCCGGTCGCGTTGAAGCGGGTCGAGCGTCTCTACTGCCGTAACGAACGCGCCGTCATCCGCGCCGAGGTGGCGGGTCGCGGCGACGTCATCGCGCTCGTCCCCGTGGCGGCCGTGCTGGTCGCGAGCATCCGGCTCCACTTTGCGGACGTGCTGCTCAACATGGGATACCGGGGGCCGCGAGAGCTGCCCTGCGACGCATCGTTGCTCAAGGGACAGGAGATGGGGTGGTTCGAACACGGCTCCACGATCATCGTGTTCGCGCCCCGAGGTTACGACCTCTGCGAGCGCGTCACCACCGGGGACAGGATCAGGATGGGAGAACCGCTGCTGCGGCTGCCGCAGGCGGCGGTACCGGGGAAGGCTACCGGGCACTCAGAAGCTTCGTGACGACAGAGGCGGCCGCGGCGCGATTCTCCACTCCCAGCTTCACGAAGACGCGCTCGAGATGCTTGTCGACGGTGCGGGGGCTCGAGCCGAGAATTGCACCGATGTCACGGCTCGACTTTCCGCGCGAGACCCACAGGAGCACCTCCGCTTCGCGCTCGGTAAGCTGGAACCGCTTGCCGAGACTCTCCAGAGCACCGGAATCGTCCGCCTCTTCGACCGCAAGAAGAAGCTGGCCGCCGCCCGCGTCTCCGAGCGAAGAAAGCGTGTAGCGCGGACGCTCCTCCGGCCAGCCGTAGGGGCGGACCTCCGCACCCCTCGACACGGCTCCCAGCCACCGGGCGATGGCTGCCGGCAGTGTCCTGTTCTCGTCCAGGGACGTGGCATCGATGAAGCTGGCCGCCTTGGGCGTGTGCCAGACCACCACACCGCTGCCATCCACCGCCACCAGCGCGCGGCCCGCGGCGTCGAGCGCCGCGCGCGTGCTGGTCATGCGCCGCGCATTGGCCAGGTGGCTGCGGATGCGCGCGATGAGGGCGTCGGGATCGATGGGTTTGGTCACATAGTCCACTCCGCCCGCGTCGAAGCCGCGAATGACATGCTCCGTGTCGGTCAGGCCGGTCATGAAGATGATCGGCACGGCGGCGACAGCGGGCTCGGCACGCAGCGCCACGCAGGTGTCGAAGCCGTCCATGCCGGGCATCACGGCATCGAGAAGGATCACGTCGGGCGTGAGACGCCGCACCCGCTCGAGGGCGGAGGCGCCATCGGTGGCGACCAGGACCGTCATCCCGTGGTTTTCCAGCGCGTCGGTCAGCAGTGACAGAGTGTCGGGAGAATCGTCGACGACCAGCACGACATCCCGGCGGAAAGATTCAGACGGCACGTTGACGCAACTCCTCGACCGTTTGCATGTAGCGCTTGAACTGGAAGTCCTGGACGAGAGGACGCAGTCTGCGTGCGGCGGCCTGCTCTCCGGGCGAACCCCCGTCCAGTTCCTCCAGCTTGCGATGGATGCCCCGCACATAGCCGATCTCGCCCAGTGCCAGCAGCGAGTCGGCCGTACTGCGCGACAGCGCTGCCTCGCTCGGCGGCGCTGCGATACCCGCGGGAGGCCCCGACTCCTCGCGATAGATCCACTGCAGGTGCAGGCAGTTGCCGATCTTCTCGACGAGCTGGTCCAGATTGACCGGCTTCACCAGAAATCCGTCGTGAACCGAACCGTCCGCGCCGGGCCTGCTGCGCTCGAACGCGTCGGCGGAAACCATGATGATCGGCGTGTGCTCGTGCCGGCCCTCGCGCAGTTCCCTTGCGATCGACCAGCCATCGCGTCCGGGCATGGAGATGTCCATCAGGAAGAGATCCACGGACCTTGCCGCCACAATGGCCAGGCAGCTTGCCGCACCATCCGCCTGGATGACCTCGAAGCCGATGGGCTCCAGCAGTTCGGCCACGAAGGAGCGGTGCAGCGGCTGGTCGTCCGTCACGAGGATCGCCTTGCGCGGTCCGAGGTAGCCGCGCACCTCCCGCACGGGCGCCGCAGGCAGCGCCGGCTGGGCCACGGGAGAGAGCATCAGCTTTACCCTGAAGATGCTGCCC
This region of Betaproteobacteria bacterium genomic DNA includes:
- a CDS encoding glycosyltransferase family 1 protein, translating into MRSESVPLLVEQLPVMRRSLRIAVVTETYPPEINGVSMSAARFIDGLRRRNHQIQLIRPRQDRSDKPGSDPQFSETLTRGLPIPRYPSLRVGFPAKRTLTQLWSVNRPDIVHIVTEGPLGWSALQAVTKLKLPVVSDFRTNFHAYSAHYGVGWLKKPILGYLRKFHNRTRFTLVPTETMRVELAAQGFRNLEVISRGVDTRLFDPNRRSESLRRSWGAGPGDTVVLYVGRLAPEKNLTTLALAFEAMRARNAKVRLIFVGDGPARAEMESRIPDAVFAGTRTGEDLAAHYASSDVFLFPSLTETYGNVTVEAMASGLAVVAFDYAAAREHIRDGVNGMLARNRSEDFVRLAADLASDFVRARDMGRQARTTAQSLDWEGVVQRLEGILLTAAGIVTPGATELRLSADLSLGDTP
- a CDS encoding aminotransferase class III-fold pyridoxal phosphate-dependent enzyme gives rise to the protein MDEEIALIALGAGTLAAAFPKLRRRLQLSRAKHRSLGGHARMSRFVARLVPFYEYGESRFYDADGAPPEIAARRREAFERLAEIYRTRFARTAARTAEVRDAISDLQFTSTYRVPFQFSRHVKAHLSAGAFVESSAGVRVKDLDGNEFYDLTGSYGVNVFGHDFYKACMAEGCANASGLGPVLGAYHPSVAFNVRRLQEVSGLDEVSFHMSGTEAVMQAVRLARYHTGRSHLVRFCGAYHGWWGDVQPGVGNPVPARETYTLEDMSDRALRVLRTRKDIACVLVNPLQALHPNSGAPSDGALVDGGRNAHFDREAYAQWLRRLRDVCSERGIVLIFDEVFVGFRLARGGAQEYFGVRADMVTYGKTVAGGFPVGVLCGKREVMKRFRDDRPGDICFARGTFNSHPYVMASMQSFFERLDGPGISGIYDGLDERWNGRAESLNHQLEQSGLPVRVANLSTIWTVLYTRASRYNWMLQFYLRAEGLALSWVGTGRLIFSLDYTDEDFAEVARRFVRAAAAMEKDGWWWTSPEATNRSIRRGVLREIISRRLSRQEKV
- the psd gene encoding phosphatidylserine decarboxylase (Phosphatidylserine decarboxylase is synthesized as a single chain precursor. Generation of the pyruvoyl active site from a Ser is coupled to cleavage of a Gly-Ser bond between the larger (beta) and smaller (alpha chains). It is an integral membrane protein.); the encoded protein is MPGFLARLAQREGVNFWLTNRIPRRSLTRFMGWFSKIEHPLIRDISLRVWRTFSDLDLSEARRSEFRSLHDCFTRELKDGARPIHPDPSILTSPCDAIIGACGRVRDGMVVQAKGFPYPIDELLADPLLARRFQEGVYVTMRLTSTMYHRFHAPADCRVRRVTYIPGDVWNVNPVALKRVERLYCRNERAVIRAEVAGRGDVIALVPVAAVLVASIRLHFADVLLNMGYRGPRELPCDASLLKGQEMGWFEHGSTIIVFAPRGYDLCERVTTGDRIRMGEPLLRLPQAAVPGKATGHSEAS
- a CDS encoding response regulator transcription factor, with amino-acid sequence MPSESFRRDVVLVVDDSPDTLSLLTDALENHGMTVLVATDGASALERVRRLTPDVILLDAVMPGMDGFDTCVALRAEPAVAAVPIIFMTGLTDTEHVIRGFDAGGVDYVTKPIDPDALIARIRSHLANARRMTSTRAALDAAGRALVAVDGSGVVVWHTPKAASFIDATSLDENRTLPAAIARWLGAVSRGAEVRPYGWPEERPRYTLSSLGDAGGGQLLLAVEEADDSGALESLGKRFQLTEREAEVLLWVSRGKSSRDIGAILGSSPRTVDKHLERVFVKLGVENRAAAASVVTKLLSAR